In Pseudopipra pipra isolate bDixPip1 chromosome 5, bDixPip1.hap1, whole genome shotgun sequence, the following proteins share a genomic window:
- the LOC135414107 gene encoding solute carrier organic anion transporter family member 1C1-like isoform X3 produces MKSMSSQIERRFEISSSIVGIIDGSFEIGNLMVMVLVSYLGPRVHRPKIIAVGCLVMSLGAFLSVMPQFLMGRYNYERITVSVDNSTTSVSACSPASSEGHPVTDAMETPSTMENVECEKTTNSYLWLFVLMGNLLRGIGEAPIMPLGVSYLDDFSKEENSAFYIGLVRSSGMFGPTLGFLLGSFCASLWVDIGVVDTDAISINPKDTRWVGAWWLGLLICGSVNFIASLPFWFLPYSVPKEGENQTQKISNLSVQGDHCKIDSPAQPQLKFSEAAKDFLPALRKLFGNSIFLVYIFLTILQYNALVGIITYETKFMEQQFNVSVARAIFLIGVILLPITILGMFLGGFLIKKFKLHITEMAKFACTTFVAAYLLNLLYFTCSCEVLQVAGLTTPYSGIEHLSSTKNIYMASCNADCSCNLDQWDPVCGDDGITYMTACFAGCKSSTGTGKNMVFHNCSCVEGQGHGLGNSSAVLGQCQRESCTKAFPYFLALQTACAFMLALGGTPTYMIMFRSVSPDLKSFAVGIETLGGRVLGGLPAPIYFGALIDETCLKWGTKSCGGSGSCRVYDTKEFRNVYLGLIAGLRAGCCVLYIVLSVLIMKRFKREGKEVTDIKNTERSTSKELDTANKKDILPGARTSEESEETCM; encoded by the exons GTTGGAATTATCGATGGCAGCTTTGAGATAG GTAACTTAATGGTGATGGTGTTGGTGAGCTATCTTGGACCAAGAGTTCATCGACCCAAAATAATTGCTGTTGGGTGTCTCGTCATGTCCTTAGGAGCATTTTTGTCAGTGATGCCTCAGTTCCTAATGGGACG TTACAATTATGAGAGGATAACTGTTAGTGTGGACAACTCCACCACGAGTGTATCAGCTTGTTCCCCAGCATCCTCTGAGGGCCACCCAGTCACAGATGCTATGGAAACACCCAGCACAATGGAAAATGTTG AATGTGAGAAAACAACAAATTCCTATCTGTGGCTCTTTGTGTTGATGGGGAACCTTTTACGTGGAATTGGGGAAGCACCAATTATGCCGTTGGGAGTTTCATATCTTGATGATTTTTCTAAGGAAGAAAACTCAGCGTTTTACATAG GCCTGGTGAGATCCTCGGGCATGTTTGGGCCGACCCTGGGCTTCCTGCTTGGCTCTTTCTGTGCCAGCCTCTGGGTTGACATTGGTGTTGTGGATACTG atgCCATCAGCATAAATCCTAAGGATACCCGTTGGGTTGGTGCCTGGTGGCTTGGATTGCTTATCTGTGGATCAGTCAACTTCATTGCTTCATTGCCTTTCTGGTTTTTGCCTTACTCTGTACCAAAAGAAGGAGAGAATCAAACCCAGAAGATTAGTAATTTATCTGTCCAAGGAGATCACTGTAAAATAGACTCCCCAGCTCAGCCACAGTTAAAGTTCTCAGAGGCAGCAAAAG ATTTCTTGCCAGCTCTGAGGAAACTGTTTGGAAATTCAATTTTCCTGGTGTACATCTTCCTTACTATTCTGCAGTACAATGCTCTTGTTGGGATTATAACCTACGAGACAAAGTTTATGGAGCAACAATTTAATGTGTCTGTGGCAAGAGCCATCTTTCTAATTG GTGTGATACTTTTACCCATCACGATCCTGGGGATGTTTCTAGGGGGCTTTCTGATCAAGAAATTCAAACTTCACATAACAGAAATGGCGAAGTTCGCCTGCACCACCTTTGTAGCGGCGTATTTGTTAAACCTCCTGTACTTCACGTGCAGCTGTGAGGTGCTCCAGGTGGCTGGTTTGACAACCCCCTACTCTGG AATAGAGCATCTTTCCTCCACCAAGAACATCTACATGGCCAGCTGTAATGCTGACTGCAGCTGCAACCTGGATCAGTGGGACCCTGtatgtggggatgatgggatCACATACATGACAGCCTGCTTTGCAGGATGTAAATCATCAACTGGGACAGGAAAGAATATG GTGTTTCACAATTGCAGCTGTGTGGAAGGACAAGGGCACGGGCTTGGCAATTCCTCTGCAGTGTTGGGACAATGCCAAAGAGAAAGCTGTACCAAAGCCTTTCCCTATTTTTTAGCATTACAGACTGCATGTGCATTTATGTTAGCCTTAGGAGGCACTCCTACATACATGATTATGTTTAG aTCTGTTTCACCAGACCTGAAATCCTTTGCTGTTGGGATTGAAACTTTGGGTGGTAGAGTACTAG GAGGACTCCCAGCCCCTATTTATTTTGGTGCCTTGATAGATGAGACCTGCTTGAAATGGGGGACAAAAAGTTGTGGGGGATCTGGATCTTGCCGGGTATATGACACAAAAGAATTCAG aAATGTCTATCTTGGCCTCATTGCAGGACTACGGGCAGGATGCTGTGTCTTGTACATAGTGCTCTCTGTTTTAATAATGAAACGCTTCAAACGGGAAGGCAAAGAAGTGacagatattaaaaatacagagagatCAACCAGCAAAGAACTAGATACTGCCAACAAAAAGGACATTCTTCCTGGTGCAAGAACCTCAGAGGAGAGTGAGGAAACTTGtatgtaa